The Pseudomonas fluorescens genome includes a window with the following:
- a CDS encoding RHS repeat-associated core domain-containing protein, whose product MSAPPMKILCRYQYDPLDRLVGLKPLESPGTQRFYQEDELVNEIEGQSQLTIMRHGPQPLAQRSGTDAAAETMLLATDQQCSLLRTVADTDSRQMVYTAYGYRTGESGLSCLLGFNGERPDSITGHYLLGQGNRAFNPVLMRFNSPDELSPFDEGGINAYAYCGNDPVNRYDPSGNMPFFRPSTSQRYIRPSTSQAYLPPVQETALDLSTPRTFTRSTQTETNLIAELPANNHSTPGTSSGTPSEAPTGLEALPREREKRGPYRPKSDHFSEKELNKLANSRIDPGRARRYDRIIGPLLKNTPHHLIVIDKKLESRFKIATKNYSQLLANRAPKDERGRASANVRNSRIRAKVKFLEDNATLIRKQRFKLY is encoded by the coding sequence ATGTCAGCGCCGCCAATGAAAATACTGTGCCGCTATCAATATGACCCACTGGATCGCCTCGTAGGCTTGAAGCCTCTGGAGAGCCCAGGCACCCAACGTTTCTATCAAGAAGACGAGTTGGTTAACGAGATAGAGGGCCAGTCGCAGCTGACAATCATGCGTCACGGCCCCCAGCCACTGGCGCAACGATCAGGCACCGACGCCGCCGCCGAGACGATGCTGTTGGCGACGGATCAACAATGTTCGTTGCTCAGGACAGTGGCGGATACAGACTCGCGACAGATGGTCTATACCGCCTATGGTTATCGCACAGGGGAAAGCGGTTTGAGTTGTCTGCTCGGTTTTAATGGGGAGCGTCCTGACTCGATAACCGGTCATTATTTGTTGGGACAGGGTAATCGGGCTTTTAATCCGGTATTGATGCGGTTCAATAGTCCGGATGAGTTGAGTCCTTTTGATGAGGGTGGGATCAATGCGTATGCTTATTGTGGGAATGATCCGGTTAATCGGTATGATCCGAGTGGGAACATGCCATTTTTCCGACCATCGACTAGCCAAAGATATATCCGACCATCGACTAGCCAAGCATACCTGCCACCGGTACAAGAAACCGCATTAGACCTTTCCACTCCTCGCACTTTTACCCGCTCTACCCAAACTGAAACCAACCTAATAGCAGAATTGCCAGCCAATAATCACTCAACTCCCGGCACATCGTCCGGCACTCCTAGTGAAGCCCCGACGGGATTAGAAGCATTGCCTCGCGAGAGAGAAAAAAGAGGACCCTACCGTCCTAAATCGGATCATTTCTCCGAGAAAGAACTTAATAAACTAGCTAATTCTAGAATAGACCCTGGGCGTGCACGCCGGTACGATAGAATAATCGGACCACTCTTAAAAAACACTCCACACCACCTGATAGTTATAGATAAAAAACTGGAAAGCCGCTTCAAAATCGCCACTAAAAATTATTCACAACTTTTGGCTAATAGAGCGCCGAAGGATGAGCGTGGTCGTGCATCCGCTAACGTC
- the preA gene encoding NAD-dependent dihydropyrimidine dehydrogenase subunit PreA has product MADLSIVFAGIKAPNPFWLASAPPTDKAYNVVRAFEAGWGGVVWKTLGEDPAAVNVSSRYSAHYGANREVLGINNIELITDRSLEINLREITQVKKDWPDRALIVSLMVPCVEESWKRILPLVEATGADGIELNFGCPHGMPERGMGAAVGQVPEYVEQVTRWCKTYCSLPVIVKLTPNITDIRVAARAAHRGGADAVSLINTINSITSVDLDRMVALPSVGSQSTHGGYCGSAVKPIALNMVAEIARDPQTQGLPICGIGGIGSWRDAAEFIALGSGAVQVCTAAMLHGFRIVDEMKDGLSRWMDEHGHANLQAFSGRAVSNTTDWKYLDINYQVIAKIDQEACIGCGRCHIACEDTSHQAIASLKQADGTRKYEVIDEECVGCNLCQITCPVQDCIEMVTVDTGKPFLDWNHDPRNPYHVAV; this is encoded by the coding sequence ATGGCCGATCTGTCGATTGTCTTCGCCGGCATCAAAGCCCCCAATCCGTTCTGGCTGGCCTCCGCGCCGCCCACCGACAAGGCCTACAACGTGGTCCGCGCCTTCGAGGCCGGCTGGGGGGGCGTGGTCTGGAAAACCCTTGGGGAAGATCCGGCGGCAGTGAACGTGTCGTCGCGCTACTCAGCCCATTACGGCGCCAATCGCGAGGTGTTGGGCATCAACAACATCGAGCTGATCACCGACCGTTCCCTGGAGATCAACCTGCGGGAAATCACCCAGGTGAAAAAGGATTGGCCGGACCGGGCGTTGATCGTGTCGCTGATGGTGCCCTGCGTCGAAGAATCCTGGAAACGCATCCTGCCGTTGGTGGAAGCCACCGGTGCCGACGGCATCGAACTGAACTTCGGCTGCCCCCACGGCATGCCGGAACGCGGCATGGGCGCGGCGGTCGGCCAGGTGCCAGAGTACGTCGAGCAAGTGACCCGTTGGTGCAAGACCTATTGCTCGTTGCCGGTGATCGTCAAGCTCACGCCGAACATCACCGACATCCGCGTCGCCGCCCGGGCCGCCCATCGCGGCGGTGCGGACGCGGTGTCGCTGATCAACACCATCAACTCCATCACCAGCGTCGACCTCGACCGCATGGTCGCCCTGCCCAGCGTCGGCAGCCAGAGCACCCATGGCGGTTATTGCGGCTCGGCGGTCAAGCCCATCGCCCTGAACATGGTCGCCGAAATCGCCCGTGACCCGCAGACCCAAGGCTTACCGATCTGCGGCATCGGCGGCATCGGCAGCTGGCGCGACGCGGCGGAATTCATCGCCTTGGGCAGCGGCGCGGTGCAAGTCTGCACCGCCGCAATGCTGCATGGGTTTCGTATCGTCGACGAGATGAAGGACGGCCTGTCACGCTGGATGGACGAGCACGGCCACGCCAACCTCCAGGCCTTCTCCGGTCGCGCAGTGAGCAACACCACCGACTGGAAGTACCTGGACATCAACTACCAGGTCATCGCAAAAATCGACCAAGAGGCGTGCATCGGTTGCGGTCGCTGCCACATCGCCTGCGAAGACACCTCACACCAGGCCATCGCCAGCCTCAAGCAAGCGGACGGCACACGTAAATATGAAGTAATCGATGAGGAATGCGTGGGCTGTAACCTGTGCCAGATCACCTGCCCGGTGCAAGACTGCATCGAGATGGTGACGGTGGACACCGGCAAGCCGTTCCTGGATTGGAACCATGATCCGCGTAATCCCTATCATGTGGCGGTTTGA